In the genome of Brachypodium distachyon strain Bd21 chromosome 3, Brachypodium_distachyon_v3.0, whole genome shotgun sequence, the window GTGTTGTAGTAGATATATGTACCAAACTAGTTACTGTCAAATAATGTAACTAAAGTTCCTTCTCTGTAAATCAGCAGAAGTTATAAGCTTGTAGTGATCTACGTGATAGATGGTGATATATACCAGTGCTCTTGGAAGTAGACCTTGCTCTTTTGATTGATGAATCATTTCAAGTATCTGGAAAGTTTTAGATCCTGGAGCAGCACACACTACACAAGATAAATAGATATATAAATATCTGCAAGGCTATATACACGAGTTATTTTGTCTTCCCATCAAATCTAGGATTCCCTAGATCCAGTGATAATTTAAAAGTCAACTTGTATGAGTGCACAGGATATTTATCATAGTGGACAAGAGTAATAGACTAACATACTGTCGAGAACATGGTGATCAGGTTGTACATTCAGAAATAAGGGTGGCACCTGCAGAAATTATTTGAATTATGGAAACACAGCATTATGTATATGGCTATGAGATACTAAGATAAATAATAGTCAAGGTAAAAATAGTACATAAGCTAATCGGTAAGAATTGCTCACCATGCTAACAGCCTCTTGCCTAGTTATGTTACCAACCTCACTCCCGTGCTTTAGGAACTCATGAAAACTGGAATATAtaaatgattgaatcaaaagagTGCCCTAATCAAAAGTACAACAAGGTTGCAACAAAGTATAACAATGATTTGGatatgaaataaataaataagttGGGATAACACAATGTTGTCAAGTGATGAAACTGAGCTCTTCCCTAAATTTACACAATTCAGTAAGCAACCTCAATTTTTACAAAAAGAGTACTGATGTGCTGCATAATCTGAAAATCCATAATTATTCAGCAAAATTACTTTCAGTTAGCACACTAAAATCACCCAAGAGGTTGCATGAAATGAATAATAAAGGCCCAAACGAAATGTATGGCAAGTTTTGCTTCATAAGGATGGCATAAGAATTTTAAAGCAAAGCATGGATAAGAATGTTGCAGAATTTGAAGATATATATTTGGCGAATGGAGAGCTTTGGTCATAACGTGGAGGCAGATGATTACATAAATAACATGTCATCAGAAACATTCTTTTTAAGTACTTCATGCTAGAGTTGATTACCTCTCAAGTGCCTGATTTTTTCTCAGTTGCTTCCGAGAGAACTTCAAATGCCATGCAAGATTGCCTGGATACCAAGGCAAGGGACTAATAGCATCTTCTACATGTTCATCACTAACCTTTGCAAATAGTTTTAGTTAAGAAATACATCGTAAAATGTCAAGGGGTAGCATTAGCATTAATTGAAAGTGTATAGATCAAGCAAGAGGCAACCTCACTCTCCAAGGATCCCCTGAAGTCATTTTCTAATTTAGAGAAAATGTCTCTCCAAAATCGACAGctgaaaaaggaaaggaaaactCAGCTTATTCAAGAAGAATTGATCCGAAGAATGAATTTATATGCTGCTGCATCAATTCAAGCATACAGAAGTAATAGTAGCCTGAGAAAAGAGCATGATATTGCCTAGTAAATAATCTTTGATTATAAGCCAAGTTATAGTTTTTTCGTTACATTCTTTAGAAATTCTTCACTCGGTAAAGCGTAATGACACTGGGAGTTACTGCTCTAGAACTAAGTCAATTTTCAGAGAGTGGCAATTAATGTGACAGTTTGTGCATATTAGTAACTGAAATGGATCACGAGTTCACCACCAGAATTTCTCTCTTCTATAGAGCATAGTCTATGAAAGAAAACATATGACTGCATGTGAATTACATGTGAACCACACTATACAATTTTTGGGAAGGAGCTACACATTTTTAGGAATGAGAAGGCAGGGGAATAAGCAAAACTGGATCCAGTCCAAGACTCCAAATGCACATATAACAAGCAATACTTATTTATGTTAAGAATGTGGAAGTAGTAAAATCAAAAGAAGGCCAAGGTGGTAACTGGTAAGTGCATCATATCATTTCAGAGAAACCAGCATCACCTAGCATTGATCCTAAACGTCGCCGGTAATGGTCTCCGAAGCACACTCATGAAGGCATCCCACTCCTCCTCACGAACGATTCGCTGCTCCTGCAAGCGATAATAAACATGCACGCAGGCCTTAAGGATCAACATTTGAATGGAATTCCTCAGAGCGTCAGAACGCACATTCCCACAAAATCCTTTCGTAAACAACTTTGTAGTTCAAACAAAGTCACCACCTACAGGTAGCGCATCACAGAGGAATGACAGATACAGTTTATAGTTTTATACAGAGGTCGTAGTGAAAATCAGTGATACGAAGTTACGAACACAATCACCACCATTGCAACAACCAAAAAGTAGCTCGAATTTCGACACCCCTCACACAGTCACACTCCGATGCACTTCGAAACGCACCAGACAGAATTGATAAGAACTGGAAGCGGCGCGCAACGTATGGCTGAGCAAGCAGGAGTCCCACCTTGTAGTACTCCTCGAAGGAAGCGTTCTcgagaggcggcggctgcgacGAGGCGTTGGCCTcgctgcgggcggcggcgggcgcggggaTACGAAAAGGAGAATGGGGATCGCGCCTCCAGAGGATCTCGAGGGGCTGCGTGAAGTAGCGGCGCTGCGCGTGGCCGCGCTTCCTGTTGCCCCCGATGTAGCGCTTCCTCTGCcctccggcgacgacgaggtggCGGAGCGCGACGGGCGCCCTGAGAGCTACTCCCATCTTTGCTGCTCGGTGTTTGTGGGGATTGTGGGGGTACGAATGGATGGCGGATTTGGGGTTTTAGCCGTTTTAACTTTTAGATTCACGTCCCAAGAAAACAAACTCAAATCTACAAGAGGagtttgctgtaaaaaaataagtagaaaaatatagtactccgtaggaGTTTCACATTAGCCTGGTATTAATCCTCGAAGATGTCAGCTTGAAAGGCAACCGAGGCTTGAAGGCTGAACATATTCTGTGGCTACTTCAAGGTTACACCATCCTCCAATTAACCGTGCAAAACGTTACGATCCGTGTCCCACCAGCAGGAGGATTATTtgtacaattaatatggatcgggaGTAATTAACTTTGTGGACGGTGGATCTCTACTACCAATTGCACCATTTCACCTTCACCAGTTCACCTCAACTAATTGAGGTGAACTTGCATTGTTTATTTATATGACAGGGAAAATCAAGATGTTCTCTTGTTTACCATTACATAACAGACAGGCAACAGGAAAATTGCACGGCATGTCCATGAAGTTgatacttttcttttctctttgaCTAATTACTAGAGTTTACAGTGCCCCTTTCAGAGTCCCATGGATGATGGAATGGTGCCCGGCTGGTTGTCCAATGCCCACGAGgcggcccttcttcttctgaggCGCTCGGCGATGATGAACACCAGCTCCAGCGACTGTGAGGCATTGAGCCTCGGGTCACAGTGCGTGTGGTAGCGAGAGCTCAGATCATCGAACGTCACCGTGCGTGACCCGCCGATGCACTCCGTCACGTTTTGCCCGGTCATCTCCAGATGCACCCCTCCTGGGTGGCTCCCTTCTTGCTCGTGGACATCAAAGAATGCGCGCACCTCAGCCTGGTTCCAGGAACAGAATAATTCAATTTAGTGTATCAATTGCATTTTGCATAGAAGTTAAAGCTTGTCTAGTACTTCTTACAAGGACTGAGCCATAGGCCTGTAGCAGTGAAAAATCAACTTCTATCCTATCCCATGGCTGCTAACTGATAGTGATTTTCAAATGGACCATTGATTGACCGAACTACTAGAGCAAACCAATTGCAGTGAAATGGGCTGGGATATTCAGGGAAGATCCCGATGTCCATCAAAGAGCTTCAGATTAGGACAATGGGTCTTTCTCAATCACTTTCAAGTGCTCCTTTTTTCAAGAATGGCGTGCTTCAATTGCATGAATGATCATTGACATCAAAATGGCAAGAAAATACCTATAATGTTGTCCCTTTTTCTTTAGAAACCAGAACCGCTATTTGGATAAGGCGAAAAGCTATGTTGCAAAAAATAAGTTGGGCAAGTTAAAACCATGAAACATTCCCTTGCCACACTTATTCACTAAATATAGTTCCTCAGAATGAGACTACTCGCTAATCACTAGTTCACTACCAAGAAGTAATAGGACGAGCAAATACTGAGAAACAGGGCTATATGAGAAAAACAATTACCAAAATTTTGTCGAAGGAGCGAGTCTTGAGGCCACAAGGGGCCTTCATCGTGTTCCCGTGCATTGGGTCAGTTACCCATGTTACTATCTGGCCAGCACCACGAACAGCACGTATGAGGTGGGGGAGTTTCACTCTCATGTTTTCAGGTCCCATTCTCGTAATGATAGTTATTCTTCCTGGCCTGTTTTCGGGATTCAAGATATCAATCAATTTCACAAGTTCTTTTGGGTCCATTTTGTCGCTAACCTGCATTTAATTAGATCAGAAAGGGTAAATTATTTTAAGTAGTGTGAATTGCTTCACTCTTCAGATACATTATGACTATGAGTCATGACAGTTTCCAAAATTTTAGAAGTTACCTTGATACCCAAAGGGTTGGCAATGCCTCGGAGGAACTCCACATGGGCACCATCCAACTGACGGGTTCGCTCTCCAGCCCATAGGAAGTGGGCCGAACAGTCATAGTAGAGGCCAGATGTGGAATCCTCACGAGTAAGTGCCTGCTCgtagggaagaagaaggcattCATGTGATGTCCAGAATTCTGTTGTTGTCATTATTGGGTGATCTACAGTGAGCCCAGCAGCTGACATGAACCCCAAAGCCTCGTCAACTCGATGAGCCAACTCCATGTACCTATTCAACGTTGTACACAAGTCAACCATGAAATGCCACATTTGATCTTGCAGTGCGGACTGCTGAATATATATGGCTGACAATGAAAATAACAAGATGCCCAGCTACAGAATATagttaaaaaaatatgttaacAGTTAGTTAACCAATAATATTCCCAGACTAGTTGGTCACTGATATTACCAAACTAACTGCATGATAAAATTCATATGTGCACGAGTAAttgctcttttctttttgcatgaATCGATCAGTTTCAGAAGGAAGTACTAGAAATGGGAAAGTAAGTAGTTCGAGGTAGCCACCTATCACCCTGTTCGCAATGCTCTGTGAAGTCAAGGTTCCACTGTGTTACCCTCTGCATTGCAGCATAACCTCCTGTGGCAAATGCCCGCAGCAAATTCAGTGTTGCTGCAGACTGTGAGTATGCCCTGATCATGCGCTGTGGATCTGGCACTCTTGACTTCTCATCAAATACATCCCCATTGATATTGTCTCCTCTGTAGCTTGGCAACTTCACTCCATCCCTCTCTTCAAAACCATCTGACCTTGGCTTTGCAAATTGACCTGCCATTCTTCCTACCTACACATTCCATGTAACACAATAAGTAATGTTGCTTGTTTGATCATTGGTCTGTTCTGCAGTAGTTCATGGTGAGGGGTGCACGTCAGTAGGGCTCTGGGAGGCTGATGATCATCACCTCTAAAGCCTTCAGTCATATGGAAGGATAGGTGCCTCTGTGGTTATTTATAGTCTGGCAGATGATAGTGCTTCCTGTTTGTTGTTTGCAGCGTTTCTGCAGTTTGAATGTTGTGGAGCTTGGTCATCTTAGTGGGTTATTCTGTTCCCACACCAAATCTGCCTTTTTTGTGTAGCTGTCTGTCGGCTTGTAATGATCTTCTAGTATGATTCGTTAAATTCAATTACAGTTTatattccttttcttttgcgggTAAAATTACAGTTTATATTCCTTTACAGGAGTGAACAATGTCTGAGTCTGATAACAAAACTGAAATGGAACTGGGAAACAAGTGTAAATAGTTAAACAGTGTCATGATCAGATGTAGGCTTTATGTAATTCATCAGCGCTCTAATTGTAAAAAGGGAACAAGTACAAGCAAAGTCCAGCGCAAGTCAGATAGGAGAAGGGTTTCTGGACTTCCAAAGTGAGACATGAGAAACAGAGCACAAACGCAACTGAAGCAGACTCCTGCTTCCCAGAGAAATTATAACATAATTGCAATTAATCAGCAAAATATGTGAAATAGAAATTTCTAAAAATATGACACTTTTTTGCTCATAACTCACACAGTGCCCGGAAAACGTACAACTGAACATTAGAAAGGAAACTACTCCTACTACGTAGCTAAAGTTCCGGGGGCGTTTTATACCTTGATTATAGGCATCTGTCCACCGAACATGAGCACGACGGACATCTGCAGGAGGACACGGAAGGTGTCCCGGATGTTGTTGGCGTTGAACTCCTTGAAGCTCTCGGCGCAGTCGCCGCCCTGGAGAAGGAACGCGCGACCGAGAGCGGCATCCGCGAGCCGCTCCTCCAGTTTGCGCGCCTCCCCTGCGAAGACGATCGGCGGGAACGACTCCACCGTCCGCAGCACCTCGTCCAGCCCGGCCTTGTCCGGGTACTCCGGCTGCTGCAGCGCAGGCCGCGCCCGCCAGCTCCCCGGCGCCCACTGGCTCGGCGCCGCGCGCACCGCGTGCGCGCGGATgagcccgccgcgccgcgccgggGCGAGCGCCGGGGAAGGGAGGAGTGGGTtgcgcacggcggcggcgggtggcgcgaGGGGCATTTTGGGGAATGGAACTGCAGCAGCCTGCCTGCAGGGGTTTTCGGTTCGGATGGGGGGCACGGATGAATGGACGCCGGAGCACGCAGGAGGGTTCTCGAAGAGTTAGGTGGCTCCGGGTGTTGAATATTTGGCGGTCTTTTGCCGTTTCCAGGGTCGGTTACTCGGTTTTCGTTTGGAATATTTCGTTTGGTGACTAAGTCAAATGTAGTAAAAACGCtttcgtttttcagatttcttttgtttttagcCGCCAACTGGTGAACACGACTACACGAGGCACAGATCTATAAATATTACTCACGTTTGTATTGAGTGTGTCCTCACGTTTGTAAATTTCAAACACCAAATTTGATCATGTCTTGTGGAGTAGAACCTTCCATAACTTTGTCGTTCCACTATGAGGTGGTTATCAAAAGGATTTTTTGCGTTGTTCGTGCCTTTGGAACGAACCTCGGTTAGGAGTTGAAAAATTAATTATAATacgaagtattttttttaatatttttttcaccAAATAATACACTTAAATAGTTTTGGGTTAATTCATGGCCCCTTAAACGTGGAGTTTTGGATAAAATATCTAGATTAGTAGTGTGTCTTATTTTGGAATCAAGAACACTTGATTGTTTTGGAACCAACGAGTCTCGAACAAACGTCACTTACACGCcaccccaattcgtaactgattTGGAATTATCTTTAGTCACGGAGTACACGCCTTTCGACGCGGTATCAGTTTCTATCCCATTCTTTTTGCCTCCCCCTCCCTCTTCCGCCTCCCCCCCGCGCAGAATGCATCTTCATCGTCAACAAACGCATAGTAGAACTCTGCTCTGCTTGATAGGCCGTACAACTAGCCACTTAGACCCATGGACGAAGGAATTGTGCTCGCCTTGCCAATATATCGCCATCCGTCATCGCCACAATCACCTTTGCCCTTTGCTGAAAAGTATATTCCTTCGGTGAAGGTATGGAAGATATCGCTTATTTCCGATGGTAGAGTAGTTGATACAATCATGATTCCAATCtttgatttgaaattcaacACTGGCACATGTTAATTTTTTATGTGGTAGCGAATCGATGGGATGGAATCCATATATTTGGTTGAAGGTGAACAatagtgattttttttggcctCCAAACAAAGTGCCTTTTTTAGGGGCACCAACGCTTTAGATATGGATAGGGTAGACTTACCTAGATCAAGAGCAAGTAATAATGTTTCTATTTGTATAGCATAAAATAACGATGCAACGTGCGGAGAAGAGGAAAGTAGTGATTAGATGTCTCGGCCCCCTTCGAATACACGTGTCTCGCCTCGGTTATCCATAAGAGACGCTAGCGGTAGCTCATCGAGTATCGTCTCAACATCACCCAGCGAACTTTACCTTGCTGACATAAAAGAAGGGAATGGGGTATTATCGTAATATTATATCTTTGGGAAATAATGTACAAGTAATAATCTTTTATATTTGAGGGGAGATGATATGATGCTAAAGTATATagtcatgtatttttttagtcaTGTATTTTTTAGTGTGGGGTAAAGATGGTATCCATGTAACAAATTATGTTTGGATTATTGTGTTTTCAGTAGcagaaaaaaatagtactcctattaattgtctcaaatttgtccaaatattaatcgtctcaaatttgtcaaaatatggatgtaagtctaaatacatgtaatatttggacaaCTAATTccatctaaacgttttttatgcatagatacatcatgtttggacaaatttgagacaattaatatggattggagggagtatttagtAGAGTCTAAACAAGCCCAAGTCTCAAGAGTGCCCAGCAACGTCACGTCTGCGTTTGGCACGGCAGAAAGCCAACGTGCCACGGCCCACGAAAAACGGCCAGAGATCCATTCTAAGTTTCCAACGTGCCACACCAAGCCCGTGCGTGCAGCGCAAATGCACCCGACGCCAGCCTCTCTTCCGCGGCACGCGACCGACGCTGAGCCGCTCCCACAGCAGCACAGCAGAGCACGTAGGGAGAGGGCCGCGCTGCGCTGCGCTGGTGGCGTAGCGGCGCACGGGACCAGTGGGTGGCCGCGccacccaccaccaccaccgcgttCCACGTGATccgcaccaccaccgcccgcCCGCGGCCGATGGATGGCCCAACTCCTGAACCCAGAAAAACCGAaccgccccccaccaccaccacccatactacccctcctctcctcgccCTTATCCCCCCACCCGAatccgcctccaccgccgccgccgcctccatttATTCCACCCCTCCTCCCAGATCTAGATCTGACCAGTTAACCAATCTCTCTCGCAGCCGATGGATTCCGACGACCCGCGCCACGACCTGCGCGGCCGggcccctgcccctgccctGCCCGGTGCCAGCGGGGGcgcgacgacgaagaagagcgGGCCGGGGCAGCCCTGGTCGCACGCGGAGACGATGCACCTCCTCGACGTCTACGAGGACCGCTGGAACAAGCTGCGGcgggggcagctcaaggcgcAGCAGTGGGAGGACGTGGCGGCCGAGACCACGGCCCGCTGCGtcgccagcggcgccggcgccggccagcgCAAGACGGGCACGCAGTGCCGCCACAAGCTCGAGAAGCTCCGCAAGCGGTACCGCGCCGAGGCCGCCCGCCCCGTCGCCTCGCTCTGGCCCTTCTTCCGCCGCATGGACCAGCTCGAGCGCGGCCCGCGCGCCGCACTctccccgcccgccgccgcgtccgacgacgagggggaggaggaggaggaggaagaggaagaaggggaagaagatgatgaagacgAGGAAGGGCAGCGGCAGGTGGAGGAGCCGGAACTCGTCCCGCGGAACAGCAAGAGCATCAACGGCATCCtccgggacggcggcggcgggttcaGGGGCTTCACCTCCCGCCCGCCGCAGCCAcagcaaccgccgccgccgtcgccttgTCTGACGCTGTCCAACGCGCCTCCGCGGAAGCGGGTCGCCTACGAGGCGTTCCAGGCCCAGGCGGCCGCGGACAGGGTGAAGGCAGAGGAGGCTCAGGCCGACCGCTCCGGTGCCGTGGCCCACGGGCCGTTCTCGGACGTGCTGAGGGACTTCGGCGAGGGGCTCATGCGGCTGGAGCGGCGGCGCATGGATGTGCAGTGGGAGATCGAGCGCGGGTGGAAGGAGGTCGAGGCCCGCCACAGCAGGATGCTCCAGGACGCCCAGCGGAGGATTCAGGACACCAtagccgccgtcgccgcgtcGGCCTCGGGGAAGAAGGCCAGGAGGGACCATGGCAGCAGCGGGGACGACGACTTGTAGCAAATCGATCGCCGGGGCACAGGTTGAAGCTGCTTGCTATTCGTCCTGGTCTTGTTCTTCATCCTCTGCTCAGGGTGTGTTTAGCAGTGGTATCGTGTACTTACTTGCAGTAGCTAGTAATTTGACAGTCTCTTGTTAATTGTTATGCTGTGCCTCTGACAGACAATGTCATGGTCAAGACTAATGTAGTGGCTAATTTAGCACTAGTACTACATCCGTGTTTCTGCAGCAATTTTAATATGGTTTGCTTGTGTACTGTGGAAGCTGACAAGTGCACCTGACAAATGAGTACTAGTGCATATACTCCTATATCTCTTCCAGACCTGGGAGTTGACAATTGCAACCTGGGCAGCTGATGCTCTGATGATCACTCACACTGGTCTTCTTATCCCTTTTCGAAGCTCCTTTCCCGTGACCCTGTGGCTCACTCTGAGCAATCTTTTACGATGATATAGATAGACTCGAGCACAGCCACAGAGGATTGCTGGTACTATGCGCATATCACCATATCTTGGAGAGAGCTCACTGGATTTACCTTTAGCAAACCAGAAAAGGTTGAAAGGCATGTGCCGCAGTAATATACCAGTAGCATTTGATTAACTAAGGAGTTTGTGGTTAGCTCAAGCGTTCCAACACTTTTTACTACACGTGTTACAAAACCAAATTCTTTTTTAAGGAAACTACGGCGGGCAAAAGCCAGCCTGCACATTGATTATTAAAACTTGGAGTTTATGTACAAAAGAGGGGGGCGAGGAATATACAATACGGAAAAACAATTACAGTCTCCGAGCGAGGTGGGACAAGGTAACGGCCCAATCCGTTAGAATGTTTTTTTGAGATTGTGAGGAGCATCTGGAGGACCAGAGgcggagctcgtcggcgcagCGGTGGATAGCAAGATGAATCTGCTCGTACTGGTGTTGAAAGACCATGGAGTTGCGCCGATTCCAAATATTCCAGAGAAGTGAGATGATGACCGTGCACCTGACCTTGTCAGGAGCGTGGCTCTCCTATAAGCCAGCGATGGAGTCGCAGGAAGCCGGGTGTGGGTGGAGAGCTTGAAGTTGGTCCCAAGCCGGCCGAATGGAGTTGCAGTGGATGAGCATGTGAACCGTGGTTTCTCGTTGATCGTAGAAAGGGCATAAGTCTGAAGTGGCGATGCCTCGCCGGAATCGTCGGTCGTTGGTGAAGAGCCTATTTCGCAGCGCAAGCCAGATGAAGATCCGGCAGCGGTTGGTGGCAAAATTCTTCCAGACGGCGTGGACCAGCGGAAAAATCGGCCGCTCTACGAAGGCAGAGGAGTATGTCGACCTGGTAGAGAGAGCTTTTCCGTCCATCCGACCTTGCCGGAGGTCAGGTACCTGCAAGTTCAAGATAACAGAAGCCAAGAAGGTTTGCAGAATGCCAAGTTCTTGTTGCGCCGCAGCCGACAGCCTAGGGCGAAAAATAACCAAGCTAGGGATGTAGGTGATAGAGATGTTAGGGCGAATGGTGTGGGAGAAAAGAGCTGGTAAGCGGGAAGCGAGCGTGGAGTCGCCAGTCCACCAGTCGAGCCAAAAAGCAGTCGACGTGCCATCGCCGATTGAGACTTTAGTGATGGAACGGAAGAAGTCTAGGCCAGAGGTGAGGTCCTTCCAAACAATGGAGTCCATTGCATTAACATTGCCGAGATCCCTAAGGGGGCCCCACCCGTAAGTGGAGGAGAATCTGATTTGCCAAGG includes:
- the LOC100821423 gene encoding phospho-2-dehydro-3-deoxyheptonate aldolase 2, chloroplastic, coding for MPLAPPAAAVRNPLLPSPALAPARRGGLIRAHAVRAAPSQWAPGSWRARPALQQPEYPDKAGLDEVLRTVESFPPIVFAGEARKLEERLADAALGRAFLLQGGDCAESFKEFNANNIRDTFRVLLQMSVVLMFGGQMPIIKVGRMAGQFAKPRSDGFEERDGVKLPSYRGDNINGDVFDEKSRVPDPQRMIRAYSQSAATLNLLRAFATGGYAAMQRVTQWNLDFTEHCEQGDRYMELAHRVDEALGFMSAAGLTVDHPIMTTTEFWTSHECLLLPYEQALTREDSTSGLYYDCSAHFLWAGERTRQLDGAHVEFLRGIANPLGIKVSDKMDPKELVKLIDILNPENRPGRITIITRMGPENMRVKLPHLIRAVRGAGQIVTWVTDPMHGNTMKAPCGLKTRSFDKILAEVRAFFDVHEQEGSHPGGVHLEMTGQNVTECIGGSRTVTFDDLSSRYHTHCDPRLNASQSLELVFIIAERLRRRRAASWALDNQPGTIPSSMGL
- the LOC100821729 gene encoding trihelix transcription factor ASIL1; protein product: MDSDDPRHDLRGRAPAPALPGASGGATTKKSGPGQPWSHAETMHLLDVYEDRWNKLRRGQLKAQQWEDVAAETTARCVASGAGAGQRKTGTQCRHKLEKLRKRYRAEAARPVASLWPFFRRMDQLERGPRAALSPPAAASDDEGEEEEEEEEEGEEDDEDEEGQRQVEEPELVPRNSKSINGILRDGGGGFRGFTSRPPQPQQPPPPSPCLTLSNAPPRKRVAYEAFQAQAAADRVKAEEAQADRSGAVAHGPFSDVLRDFGEGLMRLERRRMDVQWEIERGWKEVEARHSRMLQDAQRRIQDTIAAVAASASGKKARRDHGSSGDDDL